The sequence AAGGGTGCCACTGGACTGCAGGGACCACAAGGATTGGCTGTACCTATTATTGAGGGTCAAGATGATGATGAAGGAGGAGCTGTCTACGTTAGATGGGGACATGTTCTTTGCCCTTCAGATGCAGAAATGGTCTATTCTGGATTTGCTGCCGGAGCTGGTCATGATCAACCTGGTGGTGGTAGTAACCCACAGTGTTTGCCTAGTGATCCTACATACCTTACAACTGTTGATAAAAAGAATGATGGCTATGTGTCTACCATATATGGAGCTGAGTATCAATTACACCTTACTCTTGGCAAACAATCCCACCAGCATGATGTACCATGTGCAGTGTGCTACGTGCAAAAACGTTCTGCTGTCTTTATGCTTCCAGCCAAACATCAGTGTCCAATAGGATGGACCACAGAGTACTATGGATATTTAATGGCTGAAAGATACACACATCATCGTTCACAGTACACCTGTGTTGACCAAAGTTTCACTCCTGTTCCTAGCTCAAGTTCAAACCAAGATGGTCTTTTATTTTACCCAGTTGAAGGAAGGTGTGGATCTCTCCCTTGTTCTCCATATGATGAAACTAGAGAACTCACATGTTCTGTATGCACCAAATAAATTGCCAAACATTCAATGATAATAAACAAGTTCTCCTTTCAACTTGAAAGTAGATATTTAATGCTGTGTAATTAGTTTTTGTGTGTCAACAATTGTAACTTTCTTTGTGTCTGTATATGTAATGGTGTTGCAGCtaatgctgtttttttttttactgtctGTTATGTGAACATGAAATGTATAATATTGTATGTACACGTTTTGATCATGAAGTAAATTCTCAAACTGAACTATTGGTACGTACATGAAATAATTTTAAGGTAGTGGTGTTTAATAGTAGTGAATTATAGGAGCTACAGGCGGACTATCAGTTACTTTAAGATCACTTTAATTAACTTGAAGACTGTATTtatgcaataataataataataatttcagctGCAGCATATCATAATGTGTATACAAATGAACAAGTACAATAGTAGTTTAATGGCAGATTATATGTACAGCTGCAGGCCATTACAAAGCAGCCAACACAAGttgttagaccttcagtgctgcaTGGGCAGTGTTTGACTGTATAGTATACAACGCCTAATGTCATGATCAGGAGCACAAATTAAAGTGACAACTGTACATGTCTTGCAACAAGGCTCTTGGCCATAGAttcatatatatatgtgtgtgtctgAGTCAACTAAAcatgactgaattttggaaaatgatCAGCCTTGTGGGTATGTTAGACGCACAaaaatatttagttctgaaacacgGGCATTATTGGTTAAATTCCTACCTACTTtagggtagaataaaccataaataccttgaattacaagagaACTTATAGAAATATTTGAGAAGTATTTTCTGCTATTAATAACAAGCACCAGACT comes from Dysidea avara chromosome 4, odDysAvar1.4, whole genome shotgun sequence and encodes:
- the LOC136254863 gene encoding short-chain collagen C4-like isoform X2, whose product is MGPRGVQGDTGFSGMKGRSGEKGDQGDQGFPGPRGGPGGKGSPGVVGRKGDHGDYGLQGPKGELGDKGDNGEPGLKGDVGEKGDKGDQGIQGDIGVKGDMGVQGVQGFNGTKGEKGHQGRRGHRGDPGEQGPAGLQGEKGATGLQGPQGLAVPIIEGQDDDEGGAVYVRWGHVLCPSDAEMVYSGFAAGAGHDQPGGGSNPQCLPSDPTYLTTVDKKNDGYVSTIYGAEYQLHLTLGKQSHQHDVPCAVCYVQKRSAVFMLPAKHQCPIGWTTEYYGYLMAERYTHHRSQYTCVDQSFTPVPSSSSNQDGLLFYPVEGRCGSLPCSPYDETRELTCSVCTK